The Leishmania braziliensis MHOM/BR/75/M2904 complete genome, chromosome 9 genome includes a window with the following:
- a CDS encoding surface antigen like protein, translating to RLAQSSLTRCTPTLLPSRAPRRRRHRVAALLPLPCPSLPPSCDSLFPPPSPTPKHPREHPVHAHTSLLHQHRTPAVRYTAVSSPTPPTNTPRIRPSPLLLSQR from the coding sequence CGACTGGCGCAGTCTTCACTCACGCGCTGCACTCCGACGCTGCTTCCCTCACGCGCAccgcgtcgtcggcgccaccgcgtggcTGCCCTTCTACCGCTCCcctgtccctccctcccaccatCTTGTGACTCTctattcccccctccctctcctaccCCCAAACATCCTCGCGAGCACCCAGTCCACGCCCACACgtcgctcctccaccagcatCGCACGCCCGCAGTTCGCTACACCGCCGTCTCGTCGCCTACACCCCCCACCAACACCCCCCGCATTcgtccttcccccctcttgctctctcaACGATGA
- a CDS encoding putative phospholipid:diacylglycerol acyltransferase yields MKEKSSSNKALASQPATANTTSSPRKSQVYRRRTSLDQHVEPRVRSSTNMVAAIQAVPSMSIETSADAMRRPPPLVVSPSNPKVSAARRPAPSVAEGQRHHKQRKGLTGDGQPQSYWKRLSSLMLDQEEFEDLDNPLMSPTDPAKVTDSQWRTTQMIERLPLPSWVKQSLFDVLDFLTRKRVHFVVLILAVLMFVIAPEGMMEDVAGTFTVDEDARPGLTFFNKYNRGSTYLPRRHPVAIIPGFITGALEVWDTSMKCVRQKPFLGFRQRMFGPQMIYLILSDPQCWLDLFSMDKKTGMDRNDTKVRPDSGFTSVDFFFPGYWVWAKVLINLADIGYDPQSMAVMTYDWRLSPLKVHERDGFFYQVRNNLRFLCRKNRQRAVVISHSYGTTVALAFFRWAEQRESGFMDRHVAYYVSVGGVAMGVGKAASALLLGDARDTLNIPWAARKILDNFISQEARYNLSRSWSCLVSMLPRGCEDAWPGLTVLPNGTSLGTRGTAELIRGECQRSGHEDCVREVSSFLETIDDLPSLPQAPNTTVACLYGVGLPAEMGYYLMSNPVKGNTETPYVGNSSVFNNNTSYGVRMSDGDDTVPLISLAYMCRAVNGWKRNVGRVVTREFNHTITGTSSLNLRGGKLSAKHVDILGNYEMLETILKIASGIDEEAVENPEADEFTYTETDTGETSTLQRRVHDRIYSDVDFIIRGKLRRCLRKKNKPI; encoded by the coding sequence ATGAAGgaaaagagcagcagcaacaaggCGCTCGCCTCTCAGCCAGCCACCGCTAACACGACGTCGAGTCCTCGAAAAAGTCAAGTTTACCGTCGCCGCACTTCGCTGGATCAGCACGTAGAGCCTCGCGTCAGGTCATCCACAAACATGGTTGCCGCCATACAGGCGGTGCCGTCCATGAGCATCGAAACAAGCGCCGACGCGATGCGccgcccgccgccgctggtggtaTCACCGTCGAACCCGAAGGTGTCCGCAGCACGACGGCCGGCACCGTCAGTCGCAGAGGGACAACGTCATCACAAGCAACGCAAAGGGTTAACTGGGGACGGACAACCGCAGAGCTACTGGAAGCGCCTGTCCTCTTTGATGCTTGACCAGGAAGAGTTCGAGGACCTCGACAACCCACTCATGAGTCCAACCGACCCCGCAAAGGTCACTGACTCGCAGTGGCGCACGACTCAGATGATCGAGCGTCTGCCGCTCCCCAGCTGGGTGAAGCAAAGCCTATTCGATGTGCTCGACTTCCTGACACGTAAGAGGGTGCACTTTGTCGTGCTGATTCTGGCGGTGCTCATGTTTGTGATCGCGCCAGAAGGCATGATGGAGGACGTCGCCGGTACCTTCACAGTCGATGAGGACGCACGACCGGGGCTCACCTTCTTCAACAAGTACAACAGAGGCAGCACATACCTGCCACGGCGGCACCCCGTCGCCATCATCCCGGGCTTCATCACCGGCGCGCTTGAGGTGTGGGACACCTCGATGAAGTGTGTGCGGCAGAAGCCTTTCTTAGGATTCAGACAGCGCATGTTTGGTCCGCAGATGATCTACCTCATCCTGTCTGATCCTCAGTGCTGGCTGGACTTGTTCAGCATGGACAAGAAGACTGGAATGGACCGCAATGACACGAAGGTGCGCCCCGACTCAGGCTTTACATCGGTGGACTTCTTCTTCCCAGGCTACTGGGTCTGGGCGAAGGTGCTTATTAACCTAGCGGATATCGGCTACGACCCACAGAGCATGGCGGTCATGACATACGACtggcgcctctcccctcttaAGGTGCACGAGCGTGACGGCTTCTTTTACCAGGTGCGCAACAACCTGCGTTTTCTGTGTCGGAAGAACCGGCAGCGGGCGGTGGTCATCTCACATAGCTACGGAACAACCGTCGCGCTAGCCTTCTTCCGATGGGCGGAGCAGCGTGAGAGCGGCTTCATGGACCGCCACGTCGCCTACTACGTGAGCGTAGGCGGCGTTGCAATGGGGGTTGGCAAGGCCGCCTCAGCGTTGCTACTCGGCGACGCAAGAGACACACTTAACATTCCgtgggcagcgaggaagATACTGGACAACTTCATCAGCCAGGAGGCGCGCTATAACTTGTCGAGGTCATGGAGTTGTCTAGTGTCGATGCTGCCGCGCGGTTGCGAGGACGCTTGGCCGGGTCTCACAGTGCTGCCTAACGGTACCTCGCTCGGCACTCGCGGCACGGCGGAACTGATCCGCGGCGAATGCCAGCGCTCCGGTCACGAGGACTGCGTTCGTGAGGTCAGCTCCTTCTTGGAGACCATCGACGACTTGCCCTCGTTGCCGCAGGCACCAAATACAACGGTGGCGTGCCTGTACGGCGTCGGCTTGCCAGCAGAAATGGGCTACTACCTCATGTCGAACCCAGTCAAGGGGAACACCGAAACCCCGTACGTGGGGAACAGCTCCGTCTTCAACAACAACACCTCTTATGGCGTGCGCATGTCGGACGGCGACGATACGGTGCCACTCATATCGCTCGCGTACATGTGTCGCGCTGTGAACGGGTGGAAGCGTAATGTAGGCCGCGTTGTGACGCGGGAGTTCAATCACACCATCACGGGTACCTCGTCGCTGAACCTGCGCGGTGGCAAGCTGAGTGCCAAGCACGTCGATATCCTTGGCAACTACGAGATGCTAGAAACCATCCTGAAGATAGCCAGCGGCATCGATGAGGAAGCTGTCGAAAACCCTGAGGCGGACGAGTTCACCTACACAGAGACAGACACTGGCGAGACCTCtacgctgcagcgccgtgtGCACGATCGCATCTACTCCGACGTGGATTTCATTATCCGCGGCAAGCTGCGCCGATGTCTGCGCAAGAAGAACAAACCGATCTGA
- a CDS encoding putative DNA-directed RNA polymerase III subunit has product MFSSYILYDTVAIEAVYFPRHFSNECTGSSGAAMTATTCGTSSAATATAAASRNEDDEVYSLTLRDILLHRLTERYVGRVIPSRGLCVAITEVMEYSASSVRGAAASAWLTATFGVCVFAPTPGTRLKARIAYQAAAGVYLTIDLFVAIPFLVPAESLVPGSCFSAAQGFWYLPLDTVDQEGGTHGAELNAEQAMAAVTVGSAKAGNGYGSGPLASSMFSSPTPAAAAPYNAYMVGAEVIVKVESCTVQSEDVLSAAEEADGVGGDGTIHIMELRGSFVGDALGPMSWFEKGDGA; this is encoded by the coding sequence ATGTTTTCCTCATACATCCTATACGACACAGTGGCCATCGAGGCCGTGTACTTCCCTCGTCACTTCTCTAACGAATGCACTGGTAGTAGTGGTGCAGCCATGACGGCCACGACTTGTGGTACCTCGTCGGCTGCAACGGCGACAGCCGCGGCCAGCAGGAACGAGGACGATGAGGTCTACTCGCTAACCTTGCGCGACATTCTGCTTCACCGCCTCACAGAGCGGTACGTTGGCCGTGTCATCCCCTCTCGTGGTCTGTGCGTGGCTATCACAGAGGTAATGGAGTACTCTGCCAGCTCTGTGCGTGGCGCGGCAGCATCGGCGTGGCTTACTGCTACCTTTGGTGTTTGCGTGTTCGCGCCGACCCCCGGAACGCGGCTCAAGGCCCGCATTGCTTATCAGGCAGCCGCTGGGGTGTACTTGACGATTGACCTATTTGTGGCCATTCCATTCCTGGTACCGGCGGAATCGTTGGTGCCTGGCTCATGCTTCAGTGCCGCACAAGGATTCTGGTACCTCCCGCTGGACACAGTGGATCAAGAGGGCGGTACGCACGGTGCAGAGCTCAACGCAGAGCAGGCCATGGCAGCGGTAACAGTAGGCAGTGCGAAGGCTGGCAATGGATATGGCAGTGGCCCATTGGCATCCAGCATGTTCTCATCTCCGAcgcccgctgctgcagcaccgtacAACGCCTACATGGTCGGCGCTGAGGTGATTGTGAAGGTGGAGTCGTGCACCGTACAATCGGAAGACGTTTTATCAgcagccgaggaggccgaCGGCGTCGGTGGGGACGGCACCATTCATATCATGGAGCTGCGCGGCAGCTTCGTCGGCGATGCTCTGGGCCCCATGTCATGGTTCGAAAAGGGCGACGGCGCGTGA
- a CDS encoding putative eukaryotic translation initiation factor 2 subunit yields the protein MAEEDIADFTLDDENVIDTDQGLAKQDLSKINLDELNVDTFEVMSRQATINVGTIGHVAHGKSTVVKALSGVKTQKFHREAVMNITIHLGYANAKVYQCETCPRPTCYQAYPSSQPDSTPCPNCGKTMTLKRHFSFVDCPGHDVLMATMLNGAAIMDAALLLIAANESFPQPQTLEHLKAVEIMKLRHLVVLQNKIDLVGEVKAHDQYRQVRAYLDNIALNVPIVPISAQLKRNVDYLLEYLLHIPMPVRQLKAPVRMTVVRSFDINKPGEGDIERLKGGVAGGTVTQGVIKVGQVVEIRPGLVRSRSTNEQGGRFTYSPLKTRTVTLKAENNVLQYAIPGGLIAVGTTLDPTLTRQDKMVGNMLGEEGTLPEVYCEIEVQYYLFSEMVGAKSKDGKSTAKRVQKLNVLESLQINVGTLTAGSTVLNITQDPEIAKLELVTPVCCSTGEQVAISRMVDKTFRLIGWGTIRRGVPMKQSS from the coding sequence ATGGCCGAGGAGGATATTGCGGACTTCACCCTCGATGACGAGAACGTCATCGACACGGACCAGGGACTCGCCAAGCAGGACTTGAGCAAGATCAACCTCGATGAGCTCAACGTCGACACCTTCGAGGTCATGTCGCGCCAGGCCACCATCAACGTCGGCACCATCGGCCACGTCGCGCACGGCAAGTCCACCGTTGTCAAGGCGCTCAGCGGTGTCAAGACGCAGAAGTTCCACCGCGAGGCCGTCATGAACATCACCATCCACCTTGGCTACGCCAACGCCAAGGTGTACCAGTGCGAGACCTGCCCGCGCCCCACGTGCTACCAGGCCTACCCGTCCTCGCAGCCGGACAGCACGCCGTGCCCCAACTGCGGGAAGACCATGACGCTGAAGCGCCACTTCTCCTTTGTCGACTGCCCCGGCCACGACGTGCTGATGGCAACCATGCTGAACGGCGCCGCCATCATGGACGCCGCCCTGCTGCTCATCGCCGCCAACGAGTCCTtcccgcagccgcagacgCTGGAGCACTTAAAGGCTGTGGAAATCATgaagctgcgccacctcgttgTGTTGCAGAACAAGATTGACCTTGTGGGCGAGGTAAAGGCGCACGATCAGTACCGCCAGGTCCGCGCCTACTTGGACAACATCGCGTTGAATGTGCCGATCGTGCCGATTTCGGCGCAGCTGAAGCGCAACGTGGATTATCTACTAGAGTATCTCCTCCACATCCCGATGCCGGTGCGCCAGCTAAAGGCGCCGGTGCGCATGACGGTCGTGCGCTCCTTTGACATCAACAAGCCGGGTGAGGGCGACATTGAGCGCCTTAAAGGCGGCGTGGCTGGTGGCACTGTCACGCAGGGTGTCATCAAAGTGgggcaggtggtggagaTCCGTCCTGGCTTGGTGCGCTCACGGAGCACCAACGAACAAGGCGGCCGCTTCACCTACAGTCCGCTGAAGACACGCACGGTTACTCTCAAGGCGGAGAATAACGTGCTACAGTACGCCATCCCTGGTGGACTCATCGCCGTCGGCACGACGCTCGATCCGACCCTAACGCGACAGGACAAGATGGTGGGTAATATGCTGGGCGAAGAAGGCACGCTGCCGGAGGTGTACTGCGAGATCGAGGTGCAATACTATCTCTTCTCCGAGATGGTCGGTGCCAAGTCAAAGGATGGCAAGTCAACAGCGAAACGCGTCCAGAAGCTAAACGTTCTGGAGTCCCTGCAGATCAACGTAGGCACCCTCACGGCTGGGTCCACGGTGCTCAATATCACCCAGGACCCCGAAATTGCGAAGCTGGAGCTGGTGACACCGGTGTGCTGCTCTACAGGTGAACAGGTAGCGATCTCGCGTATGGTGGACAAGACGTTCCGACTGATCGGCTGGGGAACGATCCGCCGTGGCGTGCCGATGAAGCAGAGCAGCTAA
- a CDS encoding putative translation initiation factor EIF-2B gamma subunit, whose product MAEEDIADFTLDDENVIDTDQGLAKQDLSKINLDELNVDTFEVMSRQATINVGTIGHVAHGKSTVVKALSGVKTQKFHREAVMNITIHLGYANAKVYQCETCPRPTCYQAYPSSQPDSTPCPNCGKTMTLKRHFSFVDCPGHDVLMATMLNGAAIMDAALLLIAANESFPQPQTLEHLAAAEMIGVSSLIVLQNKIDLVSKAHAAAQYNVIHHYLTTKTAYAKAPVVPICAQKQINVSFLLDYLVHIPLPRRQLRHTQYLNVLRSFDVSLPGPAGHNAMALQGGVVGGTVAAGVLCVGDEIEIIPGLLVLRRRDGVLPRRSDVLSGQEAAYVASPPPGELYAVPLRTTVVRLQAEKNELQFAVPGGLIAIGTTLDPSLTRQNKLRGQVVRVVRRGPVWRSGHMEHSPRSCDSPPAVAGAGASSASATLATTITSNATATPLSSASPCPLPAPAAAMRECRPGIQVYQEVLIQFFLLREILGLAAQRPSNATPHRGDGAGVNGGPGSYRVHPDRVTSVHRRVAPLREGESIILSVGTLTTAATVLRTSRHAGRAICRLENPLSADPPQQRIVLARYVDRKVRVIGWGTIRKGVPVKLLPEESE is encoded by the coding sequence ATGGCCGAGGAGGATATTGCGGACTTCACCCTCGATGACGAGAACGTCATCGACACGGACCAGGGACTCGCCAAGCAGGACTTGAGCAAGATCAACCTCGATGAGCTCAACGTCGACACCTTCGAGGTCATGTCGCGCCAGGCCACCATCAACGTCGGCACCATCGGCCACGTCGCGCACGGCAAGTCCACCGTTGTCAAGGCGCTCAGCGGTGTCAAGACGCAGAAGTTCCACCGCGAGGCCGTCATGAACATCACCATCCACCTTGGCTACGCCAACGCCAAGGTGTACCAGTGCGAGACCTGCCCGCGCCCCACGTGCTACCAGGCCTACCCGTCCTCGCAGCCGGACAGCACGCCGTGCCCCAACTGCGGGAAGACCATGACGCTGAAGCGCCACTTCTCCTTTGTCGACTGCCCCGGCCACGACGTGCTGATGGCAACCATGCTGAACGGCGCCGCCATCATGGACGCCGCCCTGCTGCTCATCGCCGCCAACGAGTCCTtcccgcagccgcagacgCTGGAGCAcctcgcggcggcggagatgatcGGCGTCTCGTCGCTAATAGTCCTGCAGAACAAGATCGACCTTGTCAGCAAAGcgcacgcggcggcgcagtacAACGTCATTCACCACTACCTCACCACGAAGACCGCATACGCAAAGGCACCGGTGGTCCCGATCTGCGCACAGAAACAGATTAACGTGAGCTTCTTGCTGGACTACCTCGTGCACATCCCCCTcccacggcggcagctgcgtcacACGCAGTACTTAAACGTCCTGCGCTCGTTTGACGTGTCACTGCCCGGCCCGGCTGGCCACAACGCGATGGCGCTCCAGGGTGGCGTCGTCGGCGGCACTGTCGCGGCGGGTGTCCTGTGCGTCGGGGACGAAATCGAAATTATCCCTGGACTGCTGGTGCTTCGACGGCGCGACGGTGTGCTGCCAAGACGATCGGATGTCTTGTCGGGTCAGGAGGCCGCCTACGTCGCATCCCCGCCGCCTGGTGAGCTGTACGCTGTCCCACTGCGCACCACCGTTGTGCGACTCCAGGCGGAGAAGAACGAGCTGCAGTTCGCCGTGCCAGGCGGCCTCATTGCCATTGGCACCACCCTTGACCCTTCCCTAACGCGGCAGAACAAGCTCCGAGGACAGGTAGTGCGGGTGGTGCGTCGTGGTCCCGTATGGCGGTCCGGTCACATGGAGCACAGCCCGCGGAGCTGCGACAGTCCACCAGCGGTAGCAGGAGCAGGAGCCTCCTCCGCGTCAGCAACTCTGGCGACCACCATCACGAGCAacgcgacggcgacgccattgagctccgcctccccctgccCGTTGCCCGCTCCGGCTGCAGCGATGCGGGAATGTCGCCCAGGCATTCAGGTGTACCAAGAGGTGCTCATTCAGTTCTTCCTCCTGCGCGAGATTCTCGGCCTCGCCGCGCAGCGTCCTAGCAACGCCACGCCACACcgcggcgacggtgctggTGTCAACGGTGGTCCTGGCTCATACCGTGTCCACCCAGACCGCGTCACCTCAGTGCACCGCCGCGTCGCGCCACTGCGAGAAGGTGAGAGCATCATTCTAAGCGTAGGGACACtgacgacggcagcaacggTACTACGGACATCGCGGCATGCTGGTCGGGCTATATGTCGGCTTGAGAACCCCCTCTCCGCTGATCCTCCGCAGCAACGCATTGTGCTAGCCCGGTATGTGGATCGAAAGGTTCGCGTGATTGGGTGGGGCACGATTCGCAAAGGCGTGCCCGTGAAGCTCCTGCCGGAGGAATCGGAGTGA
- a CDS encoding mitochondrial RNA binding protein 2 — protein MLRRLPTGWALRNHAGVTTMAVAGGLSANPSAFACKAPLLQPARWTSSDAAAPTPVIPQRHNSRSSSVQGQRGRRDDLPPAFDVVHWDDANITAGHLLRVAYRDGFIVLDYHRQRSATSALREDGSRAVNPNRAERVVTVTLPPVYAARFLGVLEERMSKLEVQSRFTKASFLPNTAKGKHHYTLHCTSMKPTTGQIQTADGADVHEETVEWTVEFNAAESLMLHRFLTQALHYNTGFSRKV, from the coding sequence ATGCTTCGTCGTCTCCCCACTGGGTGGGCGCTGCGTAACCACGCTGGCGTCACTACCATGGCCGTCGCTGGCGGCCTCTCCGCCAACCCGAGCGCCTTTGCCTGTAAGGCACCCCTTCTACAGCCGGCGCGCTGGACCTCCTccgacgctgcggcgcccACGCCCGTCATTCCACAGCGCCATAACAGtagaagcagcagcgtgcaggGCCAGCGCGGGAGGCGTGACGACCTGCCGCCGGCCTTCGACGTTGTGCACTGGGACGATGCGAACATCACTGCAGGCCACCTGCTGCGTGTGGCGTACCGCGATGGCTTTATCGTTCTGGATTACCACCGGCAGCGTAGCGCCACCTCTGCACTTCGTGAAGATGGCAGCCGCGCAGTAAACCCGAACCGCGCGGAGAGGGTGGTGACAGTGACCCTGCCGCCTGTGTACGCGGCGCGCTTTCTCggggtgctggaggagcgcaTGAGCAAGCTCGAGGTGCAGTCGCGTTTCACAAAGGCCTCGTTTCTCCCGAATACAGCGAAAGGAAAGCACCACTACACCCTTCACTGCACATCGATGAAGCCAACCACTGGCCAGATCCAGACAGCAGACGGCGCCGACGTGCATGAGGAGACGGTGGAGTGGACGGTGGAGTTTAACGCGGCGGAGTCCCTCATGCTGCACCGCTTTCTCACCCAAGCCCTTCATTACAACACGGGCTTTTCCCGAAAGGTGTAG
- a CDS encoding putative inner membrane preprotein translocase Tim17: MHCRRARSPSSLAPLFSLIFFLRLLGLSIHPPHRHHHSVITDLTAHRRCTVPTCIGVRCTRTASIVTCVGRKAHTNPPRTEMTSILDPRQPIEPLQRAMMVAKDSTLATAMLNVFGGYIMGFGFSLFGSMISAETSTQAMGTADFFRHSLRSAHRLAGSFAFFGFLFGGIEVALEKRRGRKDQWNPTIAGAIIGGGYGWRSYKYPGLAAGIVGGAAFSLVFEKMLDAMGMAQH, encoded by the coding sequence ATGCACTGCagacgcgcgcgctctccttcctctttgGCTCCCCTATTCTCTCTCATATTCTTTCTGCGTCTTCTCGGTCTCTCCATCCATCCACCtcaccgccatcaccactCCGTCATTACCGACCTCACCGCCCATCGGCGATGTACGGTGCCAACGTGCATCGGAGTCcggtgcacacgcacggcaTCCATCGTTACCTGCGTTGGGCGAAAGGCCCACACAAACCCACCACGAACAGAAATGACATCTATTTTGGATCCAAGGCAGCCCATTGAGCCCCTCCAGCGGGCGATGATGGTGGCCAAAGACAGCACACTGGCTACAGCAATGTTGAACGTCTTTGGCGGCTACATCATGGGCTTCGGTTTCTCACTCTTCGGCTCTATGATCTCGGCTGAGACAAGCACGCAGGCGATGGGAACGGCAGACTTCTTCCGGCATAGCCTGCGCAGCGCTCACCGTCTCGCCGGCAGTTTCGCCTTCTTCGGTTTCTTGTTTGGCGGCATTGAGGTGGCGTTAGAGAAGCGCCGCGGCCGCAAGGACCAGTGGAACCCGACTATTGCAGGCGCTATCATTGGTGGCGGGTATGGGTGGCGCTCGTACAAGTACCCCGGCCTGGCTGCCGGCATCGTGGGCGGCGCGGCCTTTTCTTTGGTGTTTGAGAAGATGTTGGATGCAATGGGCATGGCCCAGCACTAA